The following nucleotide sequence is from Paenibacillus andongensis.
TGCGCCAAGCGATAACTGCGTTCTTGGCCCTGCAGCACATGCTCCTGCTGGGCCATACTCGCCGCCGTCTCAATCAAATCATCCGCATTATCCGCGTTGACCGAGATATCATCCCAGAAACTGCGGCCAATCGCTGTCGCTTCCGATCGGCGTTCATCCACCGTTTGGCGCAGCTCTTCAATTCGCTGTTGTATATTTGTACGTACAGAGGCAACGCGCTGCGTTTCCCTCTCCCGTTCTTCGTTCTCGATAGGCATACGGTCTCACTCCACTTCAATCTAGTTATATACACCGTGGATCACCTCTTCAAACTCAGGCTCTTCCATATGTACGTCATCCATATCGCCCCAACTGCTGACGATGCGCAGCACTTCCATCGCCTTGAGCTCCTGGCGGTTGCACGCAATTGTGAGACAATTCGCTTCTTGCTCCACTACACGAAATGGAAGTTCCCAGCTAGCAGGAACTTGGATTTCACCTCGATAAGTGACCTTCATCATCGTTGGTAAGCCAATGCGGTCCCGCAGCTCATCAATCGAGCCGTCGTAGCCGATTTGCCCATGGTTGATCACGATGACCCGTTCACACAATTGCTCGATGTCATCCATATCATGCGTAGTCAGCAGAATCGTTTTACCGAAATCTCGATTTAACGTCTGAAGAAAGCCGCGAATATTCCGCTTGGCCACAACATCCAACCCGATGGTCGGCTCATCCAGAAACAAAATATCCGGATCATGCAGCATCGAAGCCGCCAAATCGGCCCGCATCCGCTGCCCAAGAGACAGCTTCCGGACAGGCGTGTCCATCAGCTCTTTCAGTTCGAGAAGCTCTGTCAATTCGCCTAATCTGCGGCGGGCGGTGCTTTCCTCCACGCGATACATGGCCGTAAGGATCTCATAAGAATCCTTCACCGGCAGATCCCACCACAGCTGACTACGCTGGCCGAAAACAACGCCGAGCTGCCTTACGACTCGCCTTCGATGCTTCTGAGGACTATAGCCGTGAATGAGCACTTCACCAGAGGTGGGGTGAAGAATGCCAGTGAGCATTTTGATCGTCGTCGACTTTCCTGCTCCATTAGGTCCAATATACCCGACGAACTCGCCAGATTCAATCTCGAAGCTTACATCGCGTACCGCTTCCTTCTCTTTATAGGCTCGTGAGAACAAAGTTCGAACACCGGAGAATCTGCCTTCTTTGACTATCGGAGTTTGAAAGGTTTTGCGCAAATTCGTTACAGTAATCATGTTTCTTGTGATCCCTCCTTTTATTTGGCCCTCGAATTAACTCCCCGTGCTTTGATAACGCGATAATCCTAGTTTCCAGAAGCGCATGGCCAGCCAGAGCGCAGCAATTGAAACAGCAATGGTTCCTAGCAGCATCCAGATGCCGCCTTGATGTCTAAGCAAATAAAGGGTAGGTATGTAATTGACGAATCCAACTGGAACAAGCACCAGCAGCGCGCCCTGCAGCCACTTTGGATACAAGGATAGCGGATAGCGCGCCGCGGTTTGGGAAGCGTCTTCGGTCATATTTTGCAGGGATTCGATCCGGGTCAACCAGAAGCCAGCAGCCGCTGTCGCTAAACCGATGGCGAATAAAATAATGGCACCCGTTAGGATAATTAACACCGTTAAAGGTACGGCTGACCATCCGATTTGTCCAGTAGCCATTAAGGTTTTCATAGCAATAAAAAGTAAGATGAGTCCTTGCCCTACTTCGGCAAATAACAGTCGTGAATTTTGCGTCATCAGCGCCAGCAGCACGGGGACTGGCCGTGTGAGCAGCGCATCCAGATCACCGGATACGAGATATTTCTCTAGATGATGCACATCGGAAGCCAGCGTGCGATATATCGCTTTGGATATCATCATAACCCCGTACAGATAGCACACCTCGTACAGTGTCCAGCCTTTGATATTGCCAAAACGCATCATCACCAGCGCTACCATCAGAAATTCTGAGAGATGTACAAAAGAAGCCATCACGGTCGAAAAAATGAAGTTAAACTTATACTGCATTCGGCTTCGCAAGCTCGCCTTGATCAGCAGCATATACAGCCTTACTGACATCATCCGCCCTGCACCTCCAGCTTTCTGCGAACTCCCTGCGTAACTACCAGACAGACACAAGTAAACCCGATGCCCCATAGAAGAGCGCCGAGCACAACCGTTCCTTGTTCAAGCTGCATGTAGATTCGAGTTGGGTAATAGAGTAGATAGGGGTATGGTGTGTAAAAGCTAATCGTGCGGAGCCAACCTGGCAACCATTCTAGAGGAATGAAAAAGCCGGAGAGCAGCATACTGAAGGAATAATTAACCCAGTAAAACCAACGTGACTCTGTGGTCCACAAAGCTGCAACACCTATCAAATAGTTCGTACAAATGGAGATATATGCCGCCAAGACGAGCGCAATCGCTGTCCAGCCATAAACCGAAGCGTGATGTGGAAGCTGTAAGGAGAAAATGAAGTAGTAGAGGGCATAAATCGGGATAAATTTATAAAGAAACTGATAATATACCTGGCCCCATTCCCGGCTCATCGCCTGATAGAATAAGTGTACCGGCCGCATGAGATCGACCGCGATTTGCCCGGTGCGCACCGATTGCTCGAGCCCGAGCCCATTCGTCGTGAACTGCGTAATCCAAAGGATCGCCTGGTTAAAAGCAATATAACCTACAATCCCTTTCGCACCGTACTCGCCTAGTGACGAATCGCTCCCCAAGCCAGTCCAGATGCTAGCATAAATAAAGCCAAACACCGCACTCACTGCATTGTGCAGCAGATGCGAACCGCGATACTGCAAATTCCTCGCATACGCCTTGCGCGCCAAAACCGCGAAAAGCATAAAACACCTCCTGAGCTGTTTTGATCCTTATCAACTAGCTTTTTTGCAGCCGCCGCGTAGAGACGGAAGTCTATATTACCAAAATTCCCCTAACCATGGCAATGATTATTTTTAAAAACGAAAAAGTCCCCGTCTCGCTGCTCAAAGCAACAAAATAGGGACTTCTCTTACTGCGCGCTCACCGGCTTATCCGGCGGGGAATTGCTGCTTAATCCCGCAGCTTGCGGAGGAGCATTTTCATTAAATTCAGCGTTATAGCTATCCTGAGTGGTTTTCGTCAAATAGTCATGATCGATATGCTCAGCCAAGTACTGCTTGCCGAATAGTAAATCGTACTGAACATTCCTGTAGTCATCACGGAGTGCTTGCGCGGATTCAGGGACTGCAGCATGGA
It contains:
- a CDS encoding ABC transporter permease, which codes for MMSVRLYMLLIKASLRSRMQYKFNFIFSTVMASFVHLSEFLMVALVMMRFGNIKGWTLYEVCYLYGVMMISKAIYRTLASDVHHLEKYLVSGDLDALLTRPVPVLLALMTQNSRLLFAEVGQGLILLFIAMKTLMATGQIGWSAVPLTVLIILTGAIILFAIGLATAAAGFWLTRIESLQNMTEDASQTAARYPLSLYPKWLQGALLVLVPVGFVNYIPTLYLLRHQGGIWMLLGTIAVSIAALWLAMRFWKLGLSRYQSTGS
- a CDS encoding ABC transporter ATP-binding protein — its product is MITVTNLRKTFQTPIVKEGRFSGVRTLFSRAYKEKEAVRDVSFEIESGEFVGYIGPNGAGKSTTIKMLTGILHPTSGEVLIHGYSPQKHRRRVVRQLGVVFGQRSQLWWDLPVKDSYEILTAMYRVEESTARRRLGELTELLELKELMDTPVRKLSLGQRMRADLAASMLHDPDILFLDEPTIGLDVVAKRNIRGFLQTLNRDFGKTILLTTHDMDDIEQLCERVIVINHGQIGYDGSIDELRDRIGLPTMMKVTYRGEIQVPASWELPFRVVEQEANCLTIACNRQELKAMEVLRIVSSWGDMDDVHMEEPEFEEVIHGVYN
- a CDS encoding ABC transporter permease, which encodes MLFAVLARKAYARNLQYRGSHLLHNAVSAVFGFIYASIWTGLGSDSSLGEYGAKGIVGYIAFNQAILWITQFTTNGLGLEQSVRTGQIAVDLMRPVHLFYQAMSREWGQVYYQFLYKFIPIYALYYFIFSLQLPHHASVYGWTAIALVLAAYISICTNYLIGVAALWTTESRWFYWVNYSFSMLLSGFFIPLEWLPGWLRTISFYTPYPYLLYYPTRIYMQLEQGTVVLGALLWGIGFTCVCLVVTQGVRRKLEVQGG